CCCGGCGTATTGCCATTTTTGACGGGCCTCTTCATTCAGTACAAACACGACACCGATAGCCTGGCGACCACCGCGCATTAATGGGATTGCAGCGACATCGAGAATACCATCAAGCGCCAGCAATCGCTGTTCAACTTCATTCAGTGATATCCGCTTCTCTTCAATTTTTACCACCCGATCACGTCGTCCAAGAAGGTGGAACTGACCGTTTTCATTGAACTGCAGCATATCGTCAAGCACCAATCCCTCAGCAGGGATAAGTGGCGAAAAGACACGAACATTCTCATCTTCCGGTGAAAGATGTACCTCAGGAAAGGTAAACCACGGGATATTATCCTGTTGACGATAACGCCATGCGAGAATACCTGTTTCGGTACTGCCATAAATTTCATCCGGCCAGATATTCAACCAGGTGAACGTTTTCTCCACATCCTGCCAGGGGAGCATACCGCCTGCCGAGAGAATCATCGCCACAGAAGGCGGTGTCAGATGAGGGTCGAGTCGCTTCAGAAACGCCGGGCTGCTGACAAAGGCATAGCGATGCCCATGGCTTAATGCGGCCAGTTGCTCAGCATACCAGAGCATAGCGGCATGCAGTGGTAGCCCCAGTGCCATAGGTAAAAAAATCCGGAAAGTCAGTCCATACAGGTGCAGTGGCATCACGGATGCCACAATCCGACAGCCCTGTAGCCGATATGCAAAGCGACCTGCCAGCATTTTTGCCTCTTGATCAAGGAGGGTAACAGGTTTTGCAATTTGTTTGGGTTGTCCGGTTGAGCCCGATGTGAACAGCTCAATAAATGCGTCAGAAGCAATGTCGTCAAAGGCTATCGTATCGGTGGTCATCTGGTGCGATGTGCTGACAAGAAACTGAGGGCCGCGCCAGTCCAGCGCTTTATCACTCAGGATGCCATCAAACAAAGCGCGTTGCGCATTGAGTAAAACGGCACGGTTATGGCCTGGGA
The sequence above is drawn from the Enterobacteriaceae bacterium ESL0689 genome and encodes:
- a CDS encoding AMP-dependent synthetase gives rise to the protein MNQTLSLSQWLTAPRPVTTPVAWLGEDTWTLGHLRHDVALVIDHLRQQPGNRWGLCFENSYLFIVALLATLHSGKIPVIPGHNRAVLLNAQRALFDGILSDKALDWRGPQFLVSTSHQMTTDTIAFDDIASDAFIELFTSGSTGQPKQIAKPVTLLDQEAKMLAGRFAYRLQGCRIVASVMPLHLYGLTFRIFLPMALGLPLHAAMLWYAEQLAALSHGHRYAFVSSPAFLKRLDPHLTPPSVAMILSAGGMLPWQDVEKTFTWLNIWPDEIYGSTETGILAWRYRQQDNIPWFTFPEVHLSPEDENVRVFSPLIPAEGLVLDDMLQFNENGQFHLLGRRDRVVKIEEKRISLNEVEQRLLALDGILDVAAIPLMRGGRQAIGVVFVLNEEARQKWQYAGRKAQELSWRRALLPWLESVAVPRYWRIVDEIPVNSMNKRIYAQLQELFHETP